A stretch of DNA from Pseudomonadales bacterium:
ATCGATCACAACAGCAGGTAAAGACCCGTGGTAAGTGCTGCTGCCAGCAGAGCATAAGGAAGCTGAGTAATCACATGATCCATGTGGTCTGACCCGGCTCCCAGGGAAGCCAGCACCGTGGTATCGGACACCGGTGATGCATGGTCACCGAAGATACCGCCTCCGGCCACAGCCGCAATCGTCTGATAGACGATGGGGGTCAACTCGCCACTGGAAAATGCATAGGCGACGGGTACCGCCACCGGCATCATCATGGCAAATGCACCCCAGGAAGTGCCGGTACTGAAGCCGATGGCGGCGGTGATCACAAAGGTCAGCGGCACCAGCCAGCCCGGTTCAAAACTGCCCGAGAAAGCAGCCACGATCGCCTCACCGACGCCGAGTTGACCAGCGACTGTATTCAGCGCGTACGCCAGTGCAACGATGAGCAGCGCAGGCATCACGCTCCGGGCACCATCCAGTATGAGTGCGGCGATTTCAGACGCACTGCGCAGACGGCGCCGCAGCAGCAGCACGCCCACCAGGCTGACGACACCCGCCATGAAGGCCTCAACAATCTGCACCGAACCCGCGATGACCAGAGAACCCACACCGATTCCCACCACCAGCGCTACCGGCAGCGCCAGTTCAGACAGCAATGAGGCACCCTCGCTGGAGGCGCCGAGGTCGTTGTCTGAATCCAGCAGGGGATTGGCTCCGGGACGCACCAGTGCGCCGGTTTCCGCAGCCCGCTGCTCGGCGCGTCGCATCGGCCCGAAATCCGGAATAACACGAAGGCACACGAGCAGTGAGAAACAGAGAATCAGCAGGGGATAGAAGTTGTAGCCGATCGAGCCGATGAAAACCCGAAGACCTTCCTCAGCCGATGTGACCGGACCACCCTGGGCGGCGATCAGACTGGCCATATAGGCGCCCCAGGCGGTAAACGGCACCAGAATGCACACCGAGGCGGTCGTGGCATCCAGTATGAAAGCGAGCTTTTCCCGGGGCATACCCGCCCGATCCGACATCGGACGCACCACCGCACCCGTCATCAGTGGACTGAAGTAGTCATCGATGATCAGAAATCCCAGACCCCATGCCGTGAGCGCCGCACGGCGTGGCGAATGGGTGGCGCCACCGAATCGCTCCGCCAGAGCCAGCAGCACGCCGGAGCGCTTGAACCCTTCGAAGAGGATGCCGATGAGAATCACGATTTCGCAGATCCAGATGAAGTCTGAATTGCCCAGCGACGACTGCAACAACTCATTCAGACCCACTCCGGGAAGGGCGCCGATCATGAGTGTGCCGATGAAAACCCCGATGAGCATCGCGATCAGCGCGGAGCGAGAAACGAAAGCCAGAATCAGTGTCACTGCCAGGGGCAGCAGCGACCAGAGGCCCCAGCCGCTCATTTCGGTCCCGGCACTGTGCATGCCACCCTCACTTTGTCACGGCTTCTGGACGTCTGTCCCTGGTCGCCGGGTTCCGTTCAGTCGACCAGCAGTGCAGCGGCGAAGCCAATCAGAAACAGTGCCGCGAAGCGACCCGAGTACACGAAAGCATGGGCAACGTACCACAGCGGCCATACGCCTTCAGGGAATCCGTCAGGACAGGTCTGTGGCGCAGGGAATCGCAACACCTGGCACAGCCGCCAGGCAGCCGGCAGCGCGCCTGTGATCAGCAGCAGCGGCCAGCCCAACACTCCAGTCCCGACGAGCCAGAACGTGGCGCACAGCTGCAACAGCACAAGCGCAATCACCAGCCATCGTGAGCGCGCCGCGCCGAGTCGAACCGGCAGCGTGCGGACACCCCGGGCTCTGTCCTGCGCCACTTTGTCGATGTGCTTACCGAAAATCACCGCGGCAGGACCCAGCGCACACACAGTGCCCAGCCAGGCGACCGAGTTCAACCATTCGCCGGTAGTTGCCAGGTAGGTGCCGCCGGTCATCAGCGGCCCCCATACCAGCAACACGGCCACTTCACCGAGTCCCAGTGTCTTGAGTGGATGTGTGTAAAACACCAGCAGCAGCGCACCTGCCAGAAACGGCAGTGCAACCAGCCATCCGGACAACCAGACAAGGGCGACTCCCGCCAGTGCCGCCAGGCCGCCCGTGCCGAGAAAACAGACCGTCAGCGCCCGACGGGACAGGAACCCGTCTTCGAGCACCTGAGTGCCGTACTGGCGTCGAAAGTAGTCGCCGGCATCCACACCCCGGGTGGAATCCACCAGGTCATTGAGCTGATTGTTGGCCGCATGGGCCA
This window harbors:
- a CDS encoding Na+/H+ antiporter NhaC family protein, coding for MHSAGTEMSGWGLWSLLPLAVTLILAFVSRSALIAMLIGVFIGTLMIGALPGVGLNELLQSSLGNSDFIWICEIVILIGILFEGFKRSGVLLALAERFGGATHSPRRAALTAWGLGFLIIDDYFSPLMTGAVVRPMSDRAGMPREKLAFILDATTASVCILVPFTAWGAYMASLIAAQGGPVTSAEEGLRVFIGSIGYNFYPLLILCFSLLVCLRVIPDFGPMRRAEQRAAETGALVRPGANPLLDSDNDLGASSEGASLLSELALPVALVVGIGVGSLVIAGSVQIVEAFMAGVVSLVGVLLLRRRLRSASEIAALILDGARSVMPALLIVALAYALNTVAGQLGVGEAIVAAFSGSFEPGWLVPLTFVITAAIGFSTGTSWGAFAMMMPVAVPVAYAFSSGELTPIVYQTIAAVAGGGIFGDHASPVSDTTVLASLGAGSDHMDHVITQLPYALLAAALTTGLYLLL
- a CDS encoding prenyltransferase yields the protein MNSAHNFSGAMPRLTPLQWQQTGALARWFIVSRGRVLGLTLFPCLLAALLAVDAGLFEWRYWLLCLMGLLLAHAANNQLNDLVDSTRGVDAGDYFRRQYGTQVLEDGFLSRRALTVCFLGTGGLAALAGVALVWLSGWLVALPFLAGALLLVFYTHPLKTLGLGEVAVLLVWGPLMTGGTYLATTGEWLNSVAWLGTVCALGPAAVIFGKHIDKVAQDRARGVRTLPVRLGAARSRWLVIALVLLQLCATFWLVGTGVLGWPLLLITGALPAAWRLCQVLRFPAPQTCPDGFPEGVWPLWYVAHAFVYSGRFAALFLIGFAAALLVD